One Oscillospiraceae bacterium DNA segment encodes these proteins:
- a CDS encoding folate family ECF transporter S component — protein MLKRQDIYRLCLAALFVAMQIAATRLLGFNTPDGLIRISPNLIVVGLSGWVLGPAWAMGVAMTGDLLGFALFPSPFAIIPLITVAMGLRGFIYGAFLYKREVSALRNYAAIWTEWLVCSMFLTTFALSQAFGNPFWAVLSTRVIPSTIMMIVSMVSLTVLMHALKKPLAYMGGTLLHES, from the coding sequence ATGCTTAAGCGTCAAGACATTTATCGCCTTTGTCTCGCTGCGCTCTTTGTGGCGATGCAGATTGCAGCAACACGTTTGTTAGGATTTAATACGCCCGACGGACTCATCCGCATTAGCCCGAACCTGATAGTTGTGGGATTAAGCGGATGGGTATTGGGGCCTGCCTGGGCGATGGGCGTAGCGATGACAGGCGACTTGCTGGGGTTTGCGCTATTTCCATCGCCATTCGCCATCATACCGCTCATCACTGTGGCAATGGGGTTGCGCGGCTTTATTTACGGTGCGTTTTTGTATAAACGTGAGGTGTCAGCATTGCGTAACTATGCGGCAATCTGGACGGAATGGTTGGTTTGCAGCATGTTCTTGACGACATTTGCATTGTCGCAGGCGTTCGGCAATCCTTTTTGGGCGGTGCTGTCGACACGCGTGATACCGTCAACGATTATGATGATTGTTTCTATGGTATCGCTCACCGTTTTGATGCACGCGCTCAAAAAGCCATTGGCATACATGGGAGGCACATTGTTGCATGAGAGCTAG
- a CDS encoding ECF transporter S component, with amino-acid sequence MRARSQAQRITLAAVCASMVFLGTFWIRINSPIGIMHVGDGVIFMVAAVLDPVSAMFAAAIGSALANLAGAGGPIFIPATLISKGLLAYFAAVAIRRIKNHAALVGAFFALQFVLVLCLYFVYQAFIFSPAAAIGHLVPFAILQNLLGVTLGAIVVPVMKKINLNLENYYDNG; translated from the coding sequence ATGAGAGCTAGAAGCCAAGCGCAGCGCATTACGCTGGCAGCAGTCTGTGCGTCAATGGTGTTTCTCGGCACCTTTTGGATTCGGATAAATTCGCCGATTGGCATCATGCATGTGGGCGATGGCGTAATCTTTATGGTTGCTGCTGTGCTTGATCCGGTCAGTGCCATGTTTGCCGCTGCTATTGGGTCGGCATTGGCAAATTTGGCGGGTGCGGGCGGACCAATTTTTATTCCGGCGACTTTGATTTCCAAGGGGTTGTTGGCGTACTTTGCCGCCGTCGCCATTCGTCGTATTAAAAATCACGCGGCATTGGTTGGCGCGTTTTTTGCGTTGCAATTTGTGTTGGTGTTGTGTCTGTATTTTGTCTATCAAGCATTTATCTTCTCACCTGCTGCTGCTATCGGGCATTTGGTGCCCTTTGCCATCCTGCAAAACCTCTTGGGTGTTACGCTCGGCGCTATCGTCGTTCCCGTCATGAAAAAAATAAATCTGAACTTGGAGAATTATTATGATAACGGTTAA
- a CDS encoding conjugal transfer protein TraX, translated as MSSLVLKMIAVVTMLVDHIGVILFSWQPEFALQLRMVGRLAFPIFCFLIAEGYIRTRDVPKYAFRLLLLALLSEIPYDMFVNLNSHSLIFIDYNAQNVFFALLLGLLAVWAIDVKTKLHRPAEGWTIAVVCMLAAALIRADYSMFGVAWMVVFFVFRGKHSKLIAGFLIVLAVRYILALVGFHLGDMLIGREFIIAPRSWQVEWAQINLIAGLALPLIFLYNGRKGYNSKWVQWGFYAFYPLHMVILLAIHRLM; from the coding sequence ATGTCATCACTCGTCCTTAAAATGATTGCCGTTGTTACCATGCTTGTTGATCACATTGGTGTTATTTTATTTAGTTGGCAGCCCGAGTTTGCTTTGCAGTTGCGCATGGTCGGGCGTTTAGCGTTTCCGATTTTTTGTTTTTTAATTGCTGAAGGGTATATCAGGACACGCGATGTGCCTAAGTATGCTTTCCGGTTGCTGCTGTTGGCGTTGTTGTCGGAAATCCCATACGATATGTTTGTCAATCTAAACAGCCATTCATTGATTTTTATTGATTACAATGCGCAAAATGTCTTTTTCGCATTGCTGCTTGGATTGTTGGCCGTTTGGGCCATTGATGTGAAAACCAAATTGCACAGACCTGCGGAGGGCTGGACGATTGCGGTAGTTTGTATGCTTGCGGCGGCACTTATCCGTGCCGATTACAGCATGTTTGGTGTGGCTTGGATGGTAGTATTCTTTGTGTTTCGAGGCAAGCACAGCAAACTCATTGCCGGCTTTTTGATTGTTTTGGCGGTGCGGTATATCTTAGCTCTTGTTGGGTTTCACTTGGGCGATATGCTTATTGGACGCGAATTTATCATAGCGCCAAGGAGCTGGCAAGTCGAGTGGGCGCAAATCAATTTAATCGCCGGTTTGGCATTGCCGTTGATTTTTTTGTACAATGGGCGCAAAGGGTATAATAGCAAATGGGTGCAATGGGGCTTCTATGCATTCTATCCGTTGCATATGGTGATTTTACTTGCCATTCATCGGCTGATGTGA
- a CDS encoding glucose-6-phosphate isomerase — protein sequence MITVKLNGIFPFVSQQEVDALAPELAAAHDALADKTCAGGEYTGWLTLPYDYDREEFACIEQAAADIRKHSKVLVVVGIGGSYLGARAVIELLHSPNYNLMADTQIFFAGCNLSADALDELTQIIGERDWCINVISKSGTTTEPAVAFRYLRAKLREKYGDNANKRIYATTDKQRGALKQLADSEGYETFVIPDDIGGRFSVLTAVGLLPIAVSGANIKALMQGAQQAAAVLDIRDMSNPAWQYAAGRNALLRKGKTIEVLGCYQPHFRMMVEWWKQLFGESEGKDGKGIFPAGLELTADLHSMGQYMQDGMRNVMETTVALGQSRAEVTLQIEQGDGDGLNFLAGMTLDEINEKAFQGTYLAHIDGGVPNMIIEVPKRGEENLGALIYFYELACGLSGLLLGVNPFDQPGVEDYKKNMFALLGKPGFEARRAALESRL from the coding sequence ATGATAACGGTTAAACTAAACGGCATTTTTCCTTTCGTTAGTCAACAAGAAGTTGATGCGCTTGCGCCAGAGCTTGCCGCCGCGCATGATGCATTGGCAGATAAAACTTGTGCCGGTGGTGAATATACTGGCTGGCTGACCTTGCCATACGACTACGATCGTGAAGAGTTTGCATGCATTGAGCAAGCGGCGGCAGACATTCGCAAGCACTCAAAGGTGCTTGTCGTTGTTGGTATTGGTGGCTCGTATTTAGGGGCGCGGGCAGTTATTGAGTTGCTGCATTCGCCAAACTATAATCTAATGGCCGATACGCAAATCTTCTTTGCCGGCTGTAATCTGTCAGCAGACGCGCTTGACGAACTGACACAAATCATCGGCGAGCGGGATTGGTGCATCAATGTCATTTCAAAGTCCGGTACAACGACAGAGCCGGCCGTGGCATTTCGCTACCTGCGTGCGAAATTGCGTGAAAAATATGGCGATAACGCCAATAAGCGCATTTACGCCACAACCGATAAACAGCGCGGTGCGTTGAAACAACTCGCCGACAGTGAGGGCTATGAAACTTTTGTCATCCCCGATGACATTGGCGGACGCTTTTCAGTGCTGACTGCCGTGGGATTGCTGCCCATCGCCGTCAGCGGTGCAAACATTAAAGCCCTTATGCAGGGCGCGCAACAAGCTGCTGCCGTGCTCGATATCCGCGATATGAGCAATCCCGCATGGCAATACGCTGCAGGTCGGAATGCCTTGCTGCGCAAAGGCAAAACCATCGAAGTTTTAGGATGCTACCAACCACACTTCCGCATGATGGTAGAGTGGTGGAAACAACTTTTTGGCGAAAGTGAAGGCAAAGATGGTAAAGGAATCTTCCCCGCCGGTCTCGAACTGACCGCCGACTTGCACTCTATGGGACAGTACATGCAGGATGGCATGCGTAACGTGATGGAAACAACCGTTGCGCTGGGACAATCACGTGCTGAGGTGACGCTGCAAATTGAGCAAGGAGATGGCGACGGGCTGAATTTCTTGGCGGGTATGACGCTTGATGAAATTAATGAAAAGGCATTCCAAGGCACATATTTGGCGCACATTGACGGTGGTGTGCCAAATATGATTATTGAAGTGCCGAAACGAGGAGAAGAGAATCTTGGTGCATTGATTTATTTCTATGAGTTGGCATGCGGGCTGTCGGGATTGTTGCTGGGGGTCAATCCATTTGACCAGCCCGGCGTGGAAGATTATAAGAAAAATATGTTTGCCTTGCTTGGAAAACCAGGGTTTGAAGCGCGGCGTGCGGCGTTGGAATCAAGGCTATAA